Proteins found in one Takifugu flavidus isolate HTHZ2018 chromosome 7, ASM371156v2, whole genome shotgun sequence genomic segment:
- the fyco1a gene encoding FYVE and coiled-coil domain-containing protein 1 isoform X2 — protein sequence MAVEGSVGESQLQRIIRDLHEAVAELSKEYRESGEPITDDSTHLHKFSYKLEYLLQFDQKEKTTFLGTKKDYWDYFNDCLAKVKGANDGIRFVKCITELKTSLGKGRAFIRYSLVHQRLADTLQQCLMNQRVTSDWYYARSPFLKPHLSVDIINHLYELNEVQFDVASRGHDLDASWPSFARRTLGSTNSPGHMWKPPSRSSSINSLASSYSQQASDFPFSPDYGQSLLNDLNESLPPCREDAGTVEHLRLELDQSELKHRALLDRVQQLSEEAAELRGVVVELQRQLDASLSAQEEQQGSQEELNALQERKKALTREIETLRNRETAQEAEQQLLQKKLVAAEGKNVELMAKLDGVLNEKGQQAASFFDSAQKIHELLDRLKEAEKGKMETVAELEERKRQTERLEELLSVKDASLQHAEMKLGALVASAAEEKAKLEARVEQQIAALDKLQGVLTLREKETSNLLKQLQDLQESLEKKAEELQEVKMREDKDKAEMQKSISCLKESFETEVTAFEEELQKKEAEFKSSQETLQQLEAKNQILTKDRDKLTTNIVELEGSIKEQGLKIEDYKIQCASLMELNEKLLATVKRNEELMKEMAENRLALENELAGLRSSEKHLRGQLDDAKMTVDEKEKHLREENRKLDESLQRASVSSKMSEATSKRLEKENQSLREEQDTVKTALNQMQADLKRVHGQIEDLEKNLGVSRKNEASLQEQLQAKDAQLESKEKTLVELQSRLKALETREKKLEKEKTDVEEMCAKQTEMLKRVSSEKQMIESSQLERSACQAKENQEVKTRLTIAESQLEVSLADVSRLQSEILDLRVDVKRSEEEKLKSQAQLEVTEAQRNELRTLTEQLKAQAEALNQSHITELMEYKKKEEALNDQRDKELAAHAELAISTTAIREELATVKAENAKITSENGEIRESLHRANTEMAELGMTICRLGAEKEEVKEHWQEDTAKIEELVKEMERVERGMEELQLENDRLREELTERETLKELQKQLDRAAEEMQKTKESSREETEAIKFQMSSESMNHQLHMRSMNEQLEKVKVKLQQEKKNVCSLEARVSELEAANEQNLQLLCEKDAHVTKNEAAICENVDEIKRLRDAVTSTDEAHSALQKVCEELKQKLSSAEAERDNQHLTMSAEIDDLNRTKNYLEERLIELIRDKDALWQKSDALEFEQKLRAEERWWLVDKETTHCLDCQSQFTWWLRRHHCRLCGRIFCYYCSNNYVMTKQSGKKERCCKECYSEHSAVVERFTAAELSPSDSQPPPPGAAAAAPPEPAPYKPTPRVTVSEPSKRSDEGAFDIITEEEVNGVYDSDTTSQTVSLDGEQDRHPQEALNISVGDMTPDDPEDHVPTVQDSEINLLKSGEITLAVPLSIDDISGFGDGLRELFIKSSSYSVITIEVSDSGPTISWMFSSEPKSISFSVVYRGSADTQVEQSKVLIPLTRCSSHKETIKGQLKVRHAGLYTLVFDNSFSRFISKKVFYHLSMEKPIVYDGSDLP from the exons ATGGCTGTTGAGGGTTCAGTTGGGGAGAGCCAGCTCCAGAGGATTATCAGAGATCTGCACG AGGCCGTTGCAGAGCTTTCAAAGGAGTATCGGGAGAGTGGCGAGCCCATCACAGATGACAGTACCCACCTGCACAAATTCTCTTATAAACTCGAGTACCTATTGCAG TTTGACCAGAAGGAGAAAACCACATTTCTTGGGACAAAGAAAGATTATTGGGACTACTTTAATGACTGTCtggcaaaggtcaaaggagccAACGATGGGATCCGCTTTGTTAAATGCATTACAGAG CTGAAAACCTCTCTGGGCAAAGGAAGAGCATTTATCCGTTACTCCCTCGTACATCAGCGACTGGCTGACACTCTGCAGCAGTGCCTGATGAACCAAAGAGTCACCAG TGACTGGTACTATGCAAGAAGTCCATTTTTGAAGCCGCACCTAAGTGTTGACATAATAAATCATCTCTATGAGCTCAATGAGGTCCAGTTCGACGTGGCATCCAGGGGTCATGACCTTGATGCATCCTGGCCCAGTTTTGCAAG GAGGACGCTGGGAAGTACAAACTCACCTGGACACATGTGGAAGCCCCCTAGCCGCAGTTCTAGTATTAACAGTCTAGCAAGCTCTTATTCCCAG CAAGCTTCTGACTTCCCTTTTAGTCCCGATTATGGCCAAAGTCTGTTGAACGACTTGAATGAGTCTCTGCCCCCCTGCAGAGAAGACGCTGGCACAGTTGAACATCTTCGCCTGGAGCTCGACCAGTCGGAGCTGAAGCACAGAGCGCTTCTTGACAGGGTTCAGCAACTCAGCGAGGAAGCTGCTGAGCTGAGGGGAGTAGTTGTAGAACTTCAGAGGCAGCTGGATGCATCGCTCTCTGCCCAAGAGGAGCAGCAAGGCTCGCAGGAAGAACTGAACGCTCTTCAAGAGAGAAAGAAGGCCCTGACTAGAGAGATAGAGACACTCAGAAATCGAGAAACTGCACAGGAGGCTGAACAACAGCTTCTTCAGAAAAAGCTGGTGGCTGCTGAAGGGAAGAATGTAGAGCTCATGGCAAAGTTGGATGGAGTTCTGAATGAGAAGGGCCAGCAAGCAGCAAGCTTCTTTGATTCAGCTCAGAAGATCCATGAATTGCTGGACAGGCTGAAGGAGGCAGAGAAAGGAAAGATGGAAACTGTGGCAGagttggaggagaggaagagacagacagagaggctaGAGGAGCTGCTGAGTGTCAAGGACGCGTCTTTACAGCATGCTGAAATGAAATTGGGAGCACTAGTTGCATCTGCCGCCGAGGAGAAGGCCAAGTTGGAGGCCAGAGTAGAGCAACAGATCGCGGCCCTTGATAAGCTGCAGGGTGTGTTGACActgagagaaaaggagacaagTAATCTACTCAAGCAACTGCAGGACCTTCAGGAGAGTCTAGAGAAAAAAGCAGAGGAATTGCAAGAGGTGAAAATGAGGGAAGACAAGGATAAAGCTGAAATGCAAAAGAGTATTAGCTGCTTGAAAGAGTCATTTGAGACAGAAGTCACTGCATTTGAGGAGGaactacaaaaaaaagaggcagagtTCAAGTCTAGCCAGGAGACACTACAACAGCTGGAGGCCAAGAATCAAATCCTGACCAAAGACAGGGACAAACTAACCACTAATATTGTTGAGCTGGAAGGTAGCATCAAGGAGCAAGGCTTAAAAATAGAAGACTACAAGATACAGTGTGCCAGTCTGATGGAACTGAATGAGAAACTGTTGGCTACTGTCAAAAGAAAtgaagagctgatgaaggagatggCTGAAAACAGGCTGGCGCTTGAAAACGAATTAGCAGGTCTAAGGTCCTCTGAGAAACATCTTCGAGGCCAGTTGGATGATGCCAAAATGACAGTAGATGAAAAGGAGAAACACTTAAGAGAAGAGAACCGCAAGCTAGATGAGAGTCTGCAGCGAGCCAGCGTGTCCTCGAAGATGTCAGAGGCGACATCGAAACGGCTCGAAAAAGAAAACCAGAGTTTGAGAGAAGAACAGGACACTGTAAAGACAGCTCTGAATCAGATGCAAGCTGACCTGAAGAGAGTTCATGGGCAGATTGAAGATTTGGAGAAGAACTTGGGAGTTTCACGCAAAAATGAAGCAAGTCTCCAAGAACAGCTGCAAGCCAAAGATGCTCAGCTGGAGAGTAAAGAGAAGACACTAGTGGAGCTCCAGTCCAGGCTTAAAGCTCTGGAAACCagggagaagaagctggagaaagagaaaacagatgTAGAAGAAATGTGTGctaaacagacagaaatgctCAAGAGAGTTAGCTCTGAGAAGCAGATGATCGAAAGTTCCCAGCTGGAGAGGAGTGCATGCCAAGCGAAGgagaaccaggaagtgaaaacCAGATTGACCATAGCTGAGAGCCAGTTAGAGGTCAGTTTGGCTGATGTGTCTCGACTCCAGTCAGAGATCCTGGACCTAAGAGTGGACGTCAAGAGGtctgaggaggaaaagctgaaaTCACAAGCACAGCTGGAGGTGACAGAAGCTCAGAGGAATGAGCTCAGGACTCTCACTGAACAGCTAAAGGCTCAGGCAGAAGCTCTCAATCAGAGTCACATAACAGAGCTGATGGAGtacaaaaagaaagaggaggcaCTGAATGaccagagagacaaagagcTGGCTGCTCACGCTGAACTGGCTATTTCTACAACTGCCATACGAGAAGAATTGGCCACAGTTAAGGCTGAAAACGCCAAGATAACCTCGGAGAACGGTGAGATACGTGAGAGTCTGCACAGGGCAAACACAGAGATGGCAGAGCTCGGCATGACCATCTGCAGGCTGGGGGCCGAGaaggaagaggtgaaagagCATTGGCAAGAGGACACCGCCAAGATCGAAGAGCTGGTCAAAGAGATGGAGCGGGTGGAACGTGGCATGGAGGAACTGCAGCTGGAGAACGACAGACTGAGAGAGGagttgacagagagagagactctcAAGGAGCTCCAGAAGCAGCTTGATAGGGCTGCCGAGGAAATGCAGAAAACGAAGGAGTCCAGTCGAGAGGAGACAGAGGCCATCAAGTTCCAAATGAGTTCAGAAAGCATGAATCATCAATTGCACATGAGG AGTATGaatgagcagctggagaaagtCAAAGTGAAGCTACAGCAAGAAAAGAAGAATGTTTGCAGTCTGGAGGCTCGAGTGTCAGAGCTGGAG gCTGCGAATGAGCAAAACCTTCAGCTACTTTGCGAAAAAGATGCCCATGTAACGAAGAATGAAGCAGCCATTTGTGAGAACGTGGATGAGATCAAGCGCCTGAGAGATGCAGTCACCAG CACGGACGAGGCGCACTCGGCCCTGCAAAAGGTTTGTGAGGAACTGAAGCAGAAACTCAGCTCAGCAGAGGCGGAGAGGGACAACCAGCACCTTACGATGTCTGCAGAGATCGACGACCTCAACAGAACAAAAAACTATCTGGAGGAGCGGCTCATTGAGCTCATCAG GGACAAAGATGCTTTGTGGCAGAAGTCAGATGCTCTGGAGTTTGAGCAGAAACTCCGAGCAGAGGAGCGCTGGTGGTTAGTGGATAAGGAGACCACACACTGCCTGGACTGCCAGAGCCAGTTCACCTGGTGGCTGCGCAGACACCACTGCAG GCTTTGCGGACGCATCTTCTGCTACTACTGCAGCAACAACTATGTGATGACCAAGCAGAGCGGGAAGAAGGAGCGCTGCTGCAAGGAGTGTTACAGCGAACACAGCGCGGTGGTGGAGCggttcacagcagcagagctgagccCCTCAGACTCACAGCCTCCTCCACCCGGAGCtgccgctgcagctcctcccgaGCCAGCGCCATATAAACCCACCCCCAGGGTAACAG TTTCAGAGCCCAGCAAGAGATCTGATGAGGGAGCTTTTGACATCATCACTGAAGAGGAAGTGAATGGTGTTTATGACAGTGACACCACATCCCAGACCGTCTCACTGGATGGAGAGCAAGACCGGCACCCTCAGGAAGCGTTGAATAT AAGTGTTGGAGATATGACCCCCGATGATCCAGAGGACCATGTTCCCACTGTCCAGGATTCAGAAATCAACCTTCTCAAATCAGGAGAAATCAC GCTGGCTGTCCCGCTCAGCATCGATGATATTTCAGGATTTGGCGACGGCCTCAGGGAACTGTTCATCAAGTCCAGCAGTTACAGCGTGATCACCATTGAAGTCAGCGACAGTGGGCCAACAATCAGCTGGATGTTCTCCTCAGAGCCCAAGAGCATCTCCTTCAGCGTCGTCTACAGGGGGTCCGCTGACACTCAGGTGGAACAGTCAAAG GTTCTCATTCCTCTGACCCGCTGCAGTTCCCACAAAGAGACAATCAAGGGTCAGCTGAAAGTGCGACACGCCGGCCTCTACACACTCGTCTTTGACAACTCCTTCTCACG ATTTATCTCCAAGAAAGTTTTCTACCATCTGTCCATGGAGAAACCCATCGTCTATGATGGAAGCGACCTTCCCTGA
- the fyco1a gene encoding FYVE and coiled-coil domain-containing protein 1 isoform X1 — MQRDRKCVLRVHPSQVSFQLLRWIREAVAELSKEYRESGEPITDDSTHLHKFSYKLEYLLQFDQKEKTTFLGTKKDYWDYFNDCLAKVKGANDGIRFVKCITELKTSLGKGRAFIRYSLVHQRLADTLQQCLMNQRVTSDWYYARSPFLKPHLSVDIINHLYELNEVQFDVASRGHDLDASWPSFARRTLGSTNSPGHMWKPPSRSSSINSLASSYSQQASDFPFSPDYGQSLLNDLNESLPPCREDAGTVEHLRLELDQSELKHRALLDRVQQLSEEAAELRGVVVELQRQLDASLSAQEEQQGSQEELNALQERKKALTREIETLRNRETAQEAEQQLLQKKLVAAEGKNVELMAKLDGVLNEKGQQAASFFDSAQKIHELLDRLKEAEKGKMETVAELEERKRQTERLEELLSVKDASLQHAEMKLGALVASAAEEKAKLEARVEQQIAALDKLQGVLTLREKETSNLLKQLQDLQESLEKKAEELQEVKMREDKDKAEMQKSISCLKESFETEVTAFEEELQKKEAEFKSSQETLQQLEAKNQILTKDRDKLTTNIVELEGSIKEQGLKIEDYKIQCASLMELNEKLLATVKRNEELMKEMAENRLALENELAGLRSSEKHLRGQLDDAKMTVDEKEKHLREENRKLDESLQRASVSSKMSEATSKRLEKENQSLREEQDTVKTALNQMQADLKRVHGQIEDLEKNLGVSRKNEASLQEQLQAKDAQLESKEKTLVELQSRLKALETREKKLEKEKTDVEEMCAKQTEMLKRVSSEKQMIESSQLERSACQAKENQEVKTRLTIAESQLEVSLADVSRLQSEILDLRVDVKRSEEEKLKSQAQLEVTEAQRNELRTLTEQLKAQAEALNQSHITELMEYKKKEEALNDQRDKELAAHAELAISTTAIREELATVKAENAKITSENGEIRESLHRANTEMAELGMTICRLGAEKEEVKEHWQEDTAKIEELVKEMERVERGMEELQLENDRLREELTERETLKELQKQLDRAAEEMQKTKESSREETEAIKFQMSSESMNHQLHMRSMNEQLEKVKVKLQQEKKNVCSLEARVSELEAANEQNLQLLCEKDAHVTKNEAAICENVDEIKRLRDAVTSTDEAHSALQKVCEELKQKLSSAEAERDNQHLTMSAEIDDLNRTKNYLEERLIELIRDKDALWQKSDALEFEQKLRAEERWWLVDKETTHCLDCQSQFTWWLRRHHCRLCGRIFCYYCSNNYVMTKQSGKKERCCKECYSEHSAVVERFTAAELSPSDSQPPPPGAAAAAPPEPAPYKPTPRVTVSEPSKRSDEGAFDIITEEEVNGVYDSDTTSQTVSLDGEQDRHPQEALNISVGDMTPDDPEDHVPTVQDSEINLLKSGEITLAVPLSIDDISGFGDGLRELFIKSSSYSVITIEVSDSGPTISWMFSSEPKSISFSVVYRGSADTQVEQSKVLIPLTRCSSHKETIKGQLKVRHAGLYTLVFDNSFSRFISKKVFYHLSMEKPIVYDGSDLP, encoded by the exons ATGCAGCGAGATAGAAAGTGTGTACTGAGGGTACATCCATCACAGGTGTCTTTTCAACTTTTGCGATGGATAAGAG AGGCCGTTGCAGAGCTTTCAAAGGAGTATCGGGAGAGTGGCGAGCCCATCACAGATGACAGTACCCACCTGCACAAATTCTCTTATAAACTCGAGTACCTATTGCAG TTTGACCAGAAGGAGAAAACCACATTTCTTGGGACAAAGAAAGATTATTGGGACTACTTTAATGACTGTCtggcaaaggtcaaaggagccAACGATGGGATCCGCTTTGTTAAATGCATTACAGAG CTGAAAACCTCTCTGGGCAAAGGAAGAGCATTTATCCGTTACTCCCTCGTACATCAGCGACTGGCTGACACTCTGCAGCAGTGCCTGATGAACCAAAGAGTCACCAG TGACTGGTACTATGCAAGAAGTCCATTTTTGAAGCCGCACCTAAGTGTTGACATAATAAATCATCTCTATGAGCTCAATGAGGTCCAGTTCGACGTGGCATCCAGGGGTCATGACCTTGATGCATCCTGGCCCAGTTTTGCAAG GAGGACGCTGGGAAGTACAAACTCACCTGGACACATGTGGAAGCCCCCTAGCCGCAGTTCTAGTATTAACAGTCTAGCAAGCTCTTATTCCCAG CAAGCTTCTGACTTCCCTTTTAGTCCCGATTATGGCCAAAGTCTGTTGAACGACTTGAATGAGTCTCTGCCCCCCTGCAGAGAAGACGCTGGCACAGTTGAACATCTTCGCCTGGAGCTCGACCAGTCGGAGCTGAAGCACAGAGCGCTTCTTGACAGGGTTCAGCAACTCAGCGAGGAAGCTGCTGAGCTGAGGGGAGTAGTTGTAGAACTTCAGAGGCAGCTGGATGCATCGCTCTCTGCCCAAGAGGAGCAGCAAGGCTCGCAGGAAGAACTGAACGCTCTTCAAGAGAGAAAGAAGGCCCTGACTAGAGAGATAGAGACACTCAGAAATCGAGAAACTGCACAGGAGGCTGAACAACAGCTTCTTCAGAAAAAGCTGGTGGCTGCTGAAGGGAAGAATGTAGAGCTCATGGCAAAGTTGGATGGAGTTCTGAATGAGAAGGGCCAGCAAGCAGCAAGCTTCTTTGATTCAGCTCAGAAGATCCATGAATTGCTGGACAGGCTGAAGGAGGCAGAGAAAGGAAAGATGGAAACTGTGGCAGagttggaggagaggaagagacagacagagaggctaGAGGAGCTGCTGAGTGTCAAGGACGCGTCTTTACAGCATGCTGAAATGAAATTGGGAGCACTAGTTGCATCTGCCGCCGAGGAGAAGGCCAAGTTGGAGGCCAGAGTAGAGCAACAGATCGCGGCCCTTGATAAGCTGCAGGGTGTGTTGACActgagagaaaaggagacaagTAATCTACTCAAGCAACTGCAGGACCTTCAGGAGAGTCTAGAGAAAAAAGCAGAGGAATTGCAAGAGGTGAAAATGAGGGAAGACAAGGATAAAGCTGAAATGCAAAAGAGTATTAGCTGCTTGAAAGAGTCATTTGAGACAGAAGTCACTGCATTTGAGGAGGaactacaaaaaaaagaggcagagtTCAAGTCTAGCCAGGAGACACTACAACAGCTGGAGGCCAAGAATCAAATCCTGACCAAAGACAGGGACAAACTAACCACTAATATTGTTGAGCTGGAAGGTAGCATCAAGGAGCAAGGCTTAAAAATAGAAGACTACAAGATACAGTGTGCCAGTCTGATGGAACTGAATGAGAAACTGTTGGCTACTGTCAAAAGAAAtgaagagctgatgaaggagatggCTGAAAACAGGCTGGCGCTTGAAAACGAATTAGCAGGTCTAAGGTCCTCTGAGAAACATCTTCGAGGCCAGTTGGATGATGCCAAAATGACAGTAGATGAAAAGGAGAAACACTTAAGAGAAGAGAACCGCAAGCTAGATGAGAGTCTGCAGCGAGCCAGCGTGTCCTCGAAGATGTCAGAGGCGACATCGAAACGGCTCGAAAAAGAAAACCAGAGTTTGAGAGAAGAACAGGACACTGTAAAGACAGCTCTGAATCAGATGCAAGCTGACCTGAAGAGAGTTCATGGGCAGATTGAAGATTTGGAGAAGAACTTGGGAGTTTCACGCAAAAATGAAGCAAGTCTCCAAGAACAGCTGCAAGCCAAAGATGCTCAGCTGGAGAGTAAAGAGAAGACACTAGTGGAGCTCCAGTCCAGGCTTAAAGCTCTGGAAACCagggagaagaagctggagaaagagaaaacagatgTAGAAGAAATGTGTGctaaacagacagaaatgctCAAGAGAGTTAGCTCTGAGAAGCAGATGATCGAAAGTTCCCAGCTGGAGAGGAGTGCATGCCAAGCGAAGgagaaccaggaagtgaaaacCAGATTGACCATAGCTGAGAGCCAGTTAGAGGTCAGTTTGGCTGATGTGTCTCGACTCCAGTCAGAGATCCTGGACCTAAGAGTGGACGTCAAGAGGtctgaggaggaaaagctgaaaTCACAAGCACAGCTGGAGGTGACAGAAGCTCAGAGGAATGAGCTCAGGACTCTCACTGAACAGCTAAAGGCTCAGGCAGAAGCTCTCAATCAGAGTCACATAACAGAGCTGATGGAGtacaaaaagaaagaggaggcaCTGAATGaccagagagacaaagagcTGGCTGCTCACGCTGAACTGGCTATTTCTACAACTGCCATACGAGAAGAATTGGCCACAGTTAAGGCTGAAAACGCCAAGATAACCTCGGAGAACGGTGAGATACGTGAGAGTCTGCACAGGGCAAACACAGAGATGGCAGAGCTCGGCATGACCATCTGCAGGCTGGGGGCCGAGaaggaagaggtgaaagagCATTGGCAAGAGGACACCGCCAAGATCGAAGAGCTGGTCAAAGAGATGGAGCGGGTGGAACGTGGCATGGAGGAACTGCAGCTGGAGAACGACAGACTGAGAGAGGagttgacagagagagagactctcAAGGAGCTCCAGAAGCAGCTTGATAGGGCTGCCGAGGAAATGCAGAAAACGAAGGAGTCCAGTCGAGAGGAGACAGAGGCCATCAAGTTCCAAATGAGTTCAGAAAGCATGAATCATCAATTGCACATGAGG AGTATGaatgagcagctggagaaagtCAAAGTGAAGCTACAGCAAGAAAAGAAGAATGTTTGCAGTCTGGAGGCTCGAGTGTCAGAGCTGGAG gCTGCGAATGAGCAAAACCTTCAGCTACTTTGCGAAAAAGATGCCCATGTAACGAAGAATGAAGCAGCCATTTGTGAGAACGTGGATGAGATCAAGCGCCTGAGAGATGCAGTCACCAG CACGGACGAGGCGCACTCGGCCCTGCAAAAGGTTTGTGAGGAACTGAAGCAGAAACTCAGCTCAGCAGAGGCGGAGAGGGACAACCAGCACCTTACGATGTCTGCAGAGATCGACGACCTCAACAGAACAAAAAACTATCTGGAGGAGCGGCTCATTGAGCTCATCAG GGACAAAGATGCTTTGTGGCAGAAGTCAGATGCTCTGGAGTTTGAGCAGAAACTCCGAGCAGAGGAGCGCTGGTGGTTAGTGGATAAGGAGACCACACACTGCCTGGACTGCCAGAGCCAGTTCACCTGGTGGCTGCGCAGACACCACTGCAG GCTTTGCGGACGCATCTTCTGCTACTACTGCAGCAACAACTATGTGATGACCAAGCAGAGCGGGAAGAAGGAGCGCTGCTGCAAGGAGTGTTACAGCGAACACAGCGCGGTGGTGGAGCggttcacagcagcagagctgagccCCTCAGACTCACAGCCTCCTCCACCCGGAGCtgccgctgcagctcctcccgaGCCAGCGCCATATAAACCCACCCCCAGGGTAACAG TTTCAGAGCCCAGCAAGAGATCTGATGAGGGAGCTTTTGACATCATCACTGAAGAGGAAGTGAATGGTGTTTATGACAGTGACACCACATCCCAGACCGTCTCACTGGATGGAGAGCAAGACCGGCACCCTCAGGAAGCGTTGAATAT AAGTGTTGGAGATATGACCCCCGATGATCCAGAGGACCATGTTCCCACTGTCCAGGATTCAGAAATCAACCTTCTCAAATCAGGAGAAATCAC GCTGGCTGTCCCGCTCAGCATCGATGATATTTCAGGATTTGGCGACGGCCTCAGGGAACTGTTCATCAAGTCCAGCAGTTACAGCGTGATCACCATTGAAGTCAGCGACAGTGGGCCAACAATCAGCTGGATGTTCTCCTCAGAGCCCAAGAGCATCTCCTTCAGCGTCGTCTACAGGGGGTCCGCTGACACTCAGGTGGAACAGTCAAAG GTTCTCATTCCTCTGACCCGCTGCAGTTCCCACAAAGAGACAATCAAGGGTCAGCTGAAAGTGCGACACGCCGGCCTCTACACACTCGTCTTTGACAACTCCTTCTCACG ATTTATCTCCAAGAAAGTTTTCTACCATCTGTCCATGGAGAAACCCATCGTCTATGATGGAAGCGACCTTCCCTGA